Within Deltaproteobacteria bacterium CG11_big_fil_rev_8_21_14_0_20_42_23, the genomic segment TGGAAGGATGAGCACTAAAAGCTGCTTGTTTATTAGAAAATTACCTTTTAAAATCAAGGCACTATTCGCAGCAACGATCAAAACACCCCATCCCCACCTTTTTCTAGCAACAAACTTAAAGAGATGACGATAACTTCTCTGCTATACGATATTTTCCAGGAGTATTTATGAGTACAAATAAAGTATGTTCCAACAATAAGGAAGCGGTGTTTGCTTACGAACTATCATTCGGACGCATTCTGCCGTCTCTCATTACGTTCAAAAAAGCTTCGCTTGCCAAAGGTGCTGAACAAGAAGTTATTTCCGAAGATGACGCCCTTCGCTTCATGAAGGAAAACTGCGGTTACGCAGCGTTCCCTGCGGGAAAACCCATCGCAAATTTTGTGGAATTAAATGAAAAATTGGAAAGAGCCCGCAATGCCTCACAAAAGCCTTTCGATTATCAAGCAACTATTATTATGAGTGAAATTGATCAATTTAAATCTGTAGCAGAAATGATGCAGATTCCCATTGATAAAAGTGCCATTGCACAACTTCAAACTCAATTGATTAGAGATTATCATCAACTTATGATGAACAAATCATCCTCCTATTAAAACAATCTTTAAACTCACTCTTGCCGAAAAAAAATTCAGTCGGAATATATGTTCTTCACAATTGCGCAGATATGGTCCATTTCACTGCATACTGGATAAGGGCATGCGCATGTTGTAAGTGAAGTTTTTCTTTTATGTGAGCGTTATGTGATTCAACCGTTTTTATACTGACATGCAATTGATCAACAATCTGATGATTGGTGTATCCTTGCCCAATGAGGTATAAAATTTCTAGTTCACGATCACTGAGTATTTCGGTTGAAGGAAAACTGAAAACACCAGCTCTTCCCACTAAGCCTTCTATAATTTCGTCTTTATATTTATTGGTGATATAGGTTCTGCCATTCACAATATGCTTGATGGCGGAAATGAGATCGCTGCAATTTTCTTGTTTGGTAATGTAACCCTTTGCACCATGCCGCAGAACACGTTCAACATGAGAAGCATCGTGACAAGTGGAAGTCATAAGGATGAGCAAGTTCTCATTTTCAGCAAGCAATTTTTTACACAACTCAATTCCACTTAACCCAGGCAGAAAAATATCAATCACAACAAAGTCTGGTTTTATTTTCGCTATAGAACTTAATGCATTTTCCGCATTTATTGCAGCACCAGAATAAACCATATTTTGTTCTTGGTGGATCAGCTGCGCAAACCCAAAGCTAACAATGGGTTGCGGATCAACAATGAAAACTTTCGTTTTTTCTTTTGGAAGCATCTGCAATGAATTCATAACTCATCCAATCTCCCCCAGGTTTTCATAACATTTTGAAGATCCTAGAGTGGGAAGAAATCACAGCCTCATTCATTTCGTCAACGTCTAAAAAGTTTTTTTTTGTATACAACAAAGAGCCTTCTTCCTTTTTGTTCTTGTTGCTCACTAAAAAATTTTCTTCACCATAAGGTTTTACTTGAAGTAAAAAAAAGAAAGCCCACGAGATTTTACTCTCATGGGCCATCTTGTTGTTACATGCATTGAAGCTTCCGGCTTGCTATTCGAGAACTGTAGTTGGTTCTGAAGAACTTGCCTGCAATGCTGTGTCATCCGTTACATCATTAGAATTCCAAATATAACCTGTGGTGTAATTTCCATCTGGAGTTCCTTCACTTGCTGCTGATTCATGAAGCATATAAATGGCTTCATTTGGAGCAAGCGTAAAGGATGAATTAAAGGTGATCACCTGTAATCCTTGAGTATCCGTTGTAAGCGTATAATCAACTCCTTCAGTGAGAAGTGCAGCACTGGCATTGCTGGAATCTGAAACAATGAGACCGGTGACTGTATTTTGAACGGGCGCTGTATCGCGATAGAGCTGTGTTGATGATTGAACAAAATATCCAGCTGTACCAATAGCGTCGCTAGGATCATCAAGACCAAAACTGTAGGTGATTAGGTTTTGATGCGCGCTGCTATTAGAACGAGATTCGTTATAGAGCACGGCACTATAGGTAGTGGATTCACCAAGACGAAGTGGATCAACACTGTCTACCAATTGTGTTTGCAAAGCAACAAAGGATGGAACAGTTATACAAGCTTGCGCTTCGCCACTGCCCGCATCACTGCTGTTGAATTTGCCGATATCACAATACTGTCCAGGTGAAGATGCGTCTGGAACACGACTCACAATCAATGCTGTTACTGAATCTCCAGGATTGAGATCAATACTTGTAAAGCCTAC encodes:
- a CDS encoding DNA-binding response regulator, producing MNSLQMLPKEKTKVFIVDPQPIVSFGFAQLIHQEQNMVYSGAAINAENALSSIAKIKPDFVVIDIFLPGLSGIELCKKLLAENENLLILMTSTCHDASHVERVLRHGAKGYITKQENCSDLISAIKHIVNGRTYITNKYKDEIIEGLVGRAGVFSFPSTEILSDRELEILYLIGQGYTNHQIVDQLHVSIKTVESHNAHIKEKLHLQHAHALIQYAVKWTISAQL